One window of the Candidatus Zixiibacteriota bacterium genome contains the following:
- the iaaA gene encoding isoaspartyl dipeptidase with L-asparaginase activity (Evidence 2a : Function from experimental evidences in other organisms; PubMedId : 15159592, 20508248, 3045084, 7984428; Product type e : enzyme): MADFGIVIHGGAGAISKLNMTPKLEKAYRAGLADSLTAGYKILKAGGCSLEAVQRAVNVMEDSPLFNAGRGAVFTNAGTNEMDAAIMDGSHLGAGAVAGVRHIKNPINLARLVMEKSNHVLLAREGAEEFARSQGVEQVPDSYFFTELRWKQLQSALARESGREKTELSEGNPDEDRKFGTVGAVALDKSGNLAAATSTGGMTNCRYGRIGDSPIIGAGTCANNLTCAVSTTGHGEFFMRAVTAFSVSALMEHGGMNLKQAAEAAIFERLTKLGGTGGLIAIDASGNIALPFNTPGMYRGYYLSGGEPWTAIYRD; this comes from the coding sequence ATGGCTGATTTTGGAATCGTGATTCATGGTGGGGCAGGGGCAATATCAAAACTTAACATGACCCCCAAGTTAGAAAAGGCTTACCGGGCAGGGTTGGCGGATTCGCTTACTGCCGGTTATAAAATTCTGAAAGCCGGGGGATGCAGCCTGGAGGCAGTTCAGAGGGCTGTCAATGTAATGGAAGACTCGCCGCTTTTTAATGCCGGTCGGGGAGCAGTTTTCACCAATGCCGGGACAAATGAGATGGACGCGGCCATCATGGACGGATCACATTTGGGGGCAGGAGCGGTTGCCGGGGTGCGGCATATTAAGAATCCGATAAATCTGGCCCGGTTGGTCATGGAAAAATCGAACCATGTCCTTCTGGCTCGTGAAGGTGCCGAGGAATTTGCCCGAAGCCAAGGAGTGGAGCAGGTGCCAGATAGTTATTTCTTTACCGAATTACGGTGGAAGCAGCTGCAATCGGCACTGGCCAGGGAGAGCGGCCGGGAAAAAACCGAACTTTCTGAAGGGAATCCCGATGAAGATCGGAAATTCGGAACGGTGGGGGCGGTGGCATTGGATAAGTCAGGGAACTTGGCCGCGGCGACTTCAACCGGAGGGATGACCAATTGCCGATACGGGCGGATCGGGGACTCCCCCATAATCGGGGCTGGCACATGTGCCAATAATCTGACCTGTGCCGTCTCCACCACCGGCCACGGTGAATTTTTCATGCGGGCGGTGACGGCGTTCAGTGTGTCCGCGCTAATGGAACATGGCGGAATGAATCTCAAGCAGGCCGCCGAAGCCGCTATTTTTGAGCGTTTGACGAAATTGGGGGGAACAGGTGGGCTTATTGCCATAGACGCAAGCGGAAATATTGCGTTGCCATTTAATACGCCGGGAATGTATCGGGGATATTATCTGTCCGGAGGGGAACCCTGGACGGCAATCTATAGAGATTAA
- a CDS encoding hypothetical protein (Evidence 5 : Unknown function): protein MLDHLRPNHISEKNNIFIEQSREQRFYGKIANDFIDRDAIHR from the coding sequence ATGCTTGATCACTTGAGACCGAATCACATATCCGAAAAAAATAATATTTTCATAGAGCAATCTAGGGAGCAACGCTTTTATGGGAAAATTGCTAACGATTTTATTGATCGCGATGCTATCCATCGCTAG